From a single Wolbachia endosymbiont of Oedothorax gibbosus genomic region:
- a CDS encoding IS630 transposase-related protein, with the protein MKEMAYSVDLREKAVSLVEKGKPKEEVAELLEIGIATLYLWLKKKAAGESLKPAKMSGFIRKIDPKMLAEYVKKYPDHTLMEMKQNLGFGINSIWYRLKQLKTTRKKRPRFTENGAMKIGRNLSKKSLK; encoded by the coding sequence ATGAAAGAAATGGCATACAGTGTGGATTTGCGGGAAAAAGCAGTATCTTTGGTTGAAAAAGGAAAGCCAAAGGAAGAGGTTGCGGAACTATTAGAAATAGGAATAGCAACGTTATATCTCTGGCTGAAAAAGAAAGCTGCTGGTGAGAGTCTGAAACCAGCAAAAATGAGTGGTTTTATACGAAAAATAGACCCGAAAATGCTGGCAGAGTATGTTAAAAAATACCCAGATCACACGCTAATGGAGATGAAACAAAACCTTGGATTCGGAATAAACTCGATTTGGTACAGGCTAAAGCAGCTAAAAACCACAAGAAAAAAAAGACCACGCTTTACCGAGAACGGAGCCATGAAGATAGGCAGAAATTTATCGAAAAAATCGCTAAAATAG
- a CDS encoding transposase has translation MAPMTFTGGCDKDVFNAWLEQILLPELPAGTTIVMDNAAFHKTAKTRELIEGAGCHLLYLSAYSPDLNPIEHCWHTIKSWLRPRIYQQDNLFLLVGKAITEVYHLF, from the coding sequence ATTGCACCAATGACCTTTACTGGAGGGTGCGATAAAGATGTATTCAATGCGTGGCTGGAGCAGATATTACTGCCTGAACTGCCTGCTGGTACAACTATAGTTATGGATAATGCTGCTTTCCATAAAACTGCTAAGACAAGAGAGTTAATAGAAGGTGCGGGCTGCCATTTGCTTTATCTTTCCGCGTACTCACCAGATCTCAATCCGATTGAGCACTGTTGGCATACCATTAAAAGCTGGCTCAGACCTCGCATTTATCAACAAGATAACCTCTTCCTTCTTGTTGGTAAGGCTATTACGGAAGTTTATCATTTATTTTAG
- a CDS encoding rhodanese-related sulfurtransferase yields MSFVIATFYHFVELSNYYDMKDEIKTACDNVELKGTILLAEEGINATISGERNAIDKIFDFLRSDYRLRDLTWKESAAEYQPFSKMKVKLKREIVNLGVGNLDISLKGKYVDPEHWDDFTSQPDVLVIDTRNEYEVELGKFKNAINPHTQRFRDFPEWAKSFSESKDLKVAMYCTGGIRCEKSTAYMKNLGFNNVYHLKGGILSYLEKTYNKNGNWEGECFVFDDRITVDNSLTPSNTIKCIFCSNQVSTNELKSVPRGQVVCSGCKLQCYSYNK; encoded by the coding sequence ATGAGCTTCGTCATTGCAACTTTCTATCACTTTGTAGAACTCTCTAATTATTATGACATGAAAGACGAAATAAAAACTGCATGCGACAACGTTGAATTAAAGGGTACTATACTCCTTGCAGAAGAGGGTATTAATGCGACTATATCTGGTGAAAGAAACGCGATTGATAAAATATTCGATTTTCTACGTTCTGATTATAGGCTAAGGGACCTTACATGGAAAGAGAGTGCAGCAGAATATCAACCATTTAGCAAGATGAAGGTAAAATTAAAAAGAGAGATTGTGAATCTTGGTGTAGGCAATCTTGATATTTCCCTTAAGGGTAAATATGTTGATCCAGAGCATTGGGATGATTTTACTTCTCAACCTGACGTTTTAGTAATAGATACACGAAATGAGTATGAGGTTGAGTTAGGCAAGTTTAAAAATGCAATCAATCCACATACTCAGCGTTTTCGCGATTTCCCTGAGTGGGCAAAGTCTTTCTCTGAGAGTAAAGACCTGAAAGTAGCTATGTACTGTACTGGTGGGATTAGATGCGAAAAATCTACAGCGTACATGAAAAATCTTGGATTTAACAATGTGTACCACCTGAAAGGCGGCATTCTTTCTTACCTTGAAAAAACTTATAATAAAAATGGTAATTGGGAAGGTGAGTGTTTTGTTTTTGATGATAGAATTACTGTTGATAACTCACTTACTCCAAGCAACACAATAAAATGCATATTCTGCTCAAATCAAGTTTCAACTAATGAACTGAAGTCAGTTCCACGTGGCCAAGTGGTTTGTTCTGGTTGTAAACTTCAGTGTTATAGCTATAATAAGTAA
- a CDS encoding ABC transporter permease produces MFLRVFKNIFLFLVSILFVCPILSLISILFTESANSGWVISTLFPEYILSTLILMIGVGGISFIFGVIPAWLTTFFSFPGSKIFEIALFFPISIPGYIVAFVYVNTLEFSGPVQSSLRDILGWSKGDYWFPEIKSLGGGILVMGFSLYPYVYMLVRSSLKNVSNSVTIASTLGFSSLKSLFSVIIPSIRPSIIAGLSLVLMEVITDFGTPQFLAIDTFTTGIYRTWFLLHDKYSTTVLAVAELIFVVTLIAIEKKLQKKGISYSSINTNSDYHNKRSVSGAIPLICTYIMCALPILIGFILPMIPLIYWSIEKGFFIYEARFYNIIANSISLSVITALISISIAIIIGYTARKNKVINNVARLISLGYAIPNAIIAISIIIFLSRISSFITQYIVEISLVGTIGALVYSYLFRFFAISFKAVESGLKKTPNEIEWTAYTMGHGPISTCLNVHIPLIKKSILSGFLLVFMDTIKELTATLIIRPFNFETISTRIYELVSDERYREAAPFSLIIVIIGLISTITLFTLDDKDKK; encoded by the coding sequence ATGTTTTTGAGAGTATTTAAAAATATATTCTTATTTTTAGTAAGTATATTATTCGTCTGTCCTATACTATCGTTAATATCGATTCTATTTACAGAATCAGCAAATTCTGGATGGGTAATCAGCACACTTTTCCCTGAATATATACTGAGTACGTTAATTTTGATGATAGGAGTGGGGGGAATATCTTTCATATTTGGAGTAATTCCAGCTTGGCTCACCACATTTTTTTCATTTCCTGGAAGTAAAATTTTTGAGATTGCTTTGTTCTTTCCGATATCGATTCCCGGATATATAGTAGCGTTCGTCTATGTAAATACACTAGAGTTTTCAGGTCCGGTGCAGAGCTCATTAAGAGACATTTTAGGGTGGAGCAAAGGTGACTATTGGTTTCCTGAAATAAAATCCCTAGGTGGTGGAATATTAGTGATGGGATTTAGCCTATATCCATACGTTTATATGTTAGTCCGCTCAAGTCTAAAGAATGTTAGTAACTCAGTCACTATTGCATCAACACTTGGGTTCTCCTCATTGAAGAGCCTGTTTTCTGTCATCATACCTTCCATACGCCCATCGATTATAGCTGGGTTGTCCTTGGTACTAATGGAGGTAATTACGGATTTTGGCACACCACAGTTTCTTGCTATCGATACTTTTACGACAGGAATATATCGCACCTGGTTTTTACTGCATGACAAATATTCAACTACTGTTTTGGCAGTTGCAGAATTGATTTTTGTTGTAACACTAATAGCTATCGAAAAAAAACTACAAAAAAAAGGAATATCCTACTCTTCAATCAATACCAATTCAGATTATCACAACAAACGGAGTGTAAGTGGTGCTATACCGTTAATTTGCACTTATATTATGTGTGCATTACCAATATTGATAGGTTTTATTTTGCCAATGATTCCACTCATATATTGGAGCATAGAGAAGGGGTTTTTCATATACGAAGCAAGGTTCTATAATATAATAGCAAATAGCATTAGTTTATCAGTTATTACTGCACTAATCTCAATTAGCATTGCAATAATAATTGGATATACGGCGCGTAAAAATAAGGTAATCAATAATGTAGCACGTCTCATTTCTTTAGGCTACGCAATTCCAAATGCAATTATCGCAATTAGCATAATAATATTTTTAAGCAGAATATCCTCTTTCATTACTCAATATATTGTGGAAATTAGCTTGGTAGGGACTATTGGCGCTTTAGTTTACTCATATTTATTTCGTTTTTTTGCTATATCTTTCAAGGCGGTAGAGTCAGGGCTCAAAAAAACACCAAATGAAATTGAGTGGACTGCATATACCATGGGTCATGGGCCTATTTCCACATGTTTGAATGTTCATATCCCTCTCATCAAGAAGAGTATATTATCGGGATTTTTGCTCGTATTTATGGATACTATCAAGGAGCTCACAGCAACACTCATTATAAGACCATTTAATTTTGAAACTATATCAACTAGAATATATGAACTTGTAAGCGATGAGCGCTATAGAGAAGCTGCCCCATTTTCGTTAATAATAGTTATAATAGGCTTAATCTCTACAATAACCTTATTTACACTTGATGATAAGGATAAAAAATAA